In one Plasmodium falciparum 3D7 genome assembly, chromosome: 14 genomic region, the following are encoded:
- a CDS encoding DNA replication licensing factor MCM2 yields the protein MEDKKKLEEDLESNKYDIDEEDLLEDEGRLNEEERQAELEGESLFEEDEGFIFGADDEKKEMQKLRNLGLDNDDYDDDFIDDELDYEDNLKARRAAERHMQMQRKQEGKYEKNKFWKTLEDQLEGDDEEEDIFDKVAEKVAKRRENLHLTAEETDIPDLSNLESAKICLSVNPKDVVFDERYQQAADTCFRYFLHKFSLKDSMGLNIDESNTELHEEEHMNSSHQYYIDKIEKMILNDKHTLIVSAKHLIQFHCENLVQWIEFKPEQILEVLHECLMVEAYRISPKLYKGRICKVVLRDWPYSTQLRNLRCTELNTLIKVTGVCIKRGYVLPKLRVMYLKCNSCDTTLSEVPIYFADGKKPVLPRRCPHCQSATFSVDRIKTAYTDYQKITLQESPCSVPAGRAPRQREVVVTGDLVDKVKPGEEVEVLGIYKTKYDIGLNIKYGFPILQTEIEANNIERKEDIQLSELTEDDIKDILKLSKDPNIRERIITSIAPAIWGHKDIKTSIAYALFGGVQKGGDKSFSKNNETNNFGVQNRDILNNFKGGHTIRGDINVLLLGDPGLGKSQVLQYVHKTNLRTVYTTGKGASAVGLTAGVRKDHTTNEWTLEGGALVLADEGICIIDEFDKMTDKDRVSIHEAMEQQSISISKAGIVTTLRARCAVIAAANPIYGRYDPSLTFKENVDLSDPILSRFDLITVLRDIPNVDEDFYLAEYVVTNHQLSHPKLENTQNYQKRIENLKNVIVSSSAYEPIPQDLLQKYIIYARTNCKPSLSDVPYAEISAKLSNFYSRVRQKASASGGYPLTLRHIESIIRIAEANAKMRLSHQIYSKDVDYAIATLLESYVSCQRFAVAKQLSKEFARYRALFRGGYEVLRELLRRTVQQMIQRQNLKNASAKDFQNDSESGTESEAEILNPNNVFLPLHIFMKTAMQNKFSEYQVVNWMKSKVFNEHYAVIKRDGVEGIISKKFKV from the exons ATGGag gataagaaaaaattagaagAAGATTTAGAATCTAACAAGTATGATATTGATGAAGAAGATTTACTAGAAGATGAAGGAAGgttaaatgaagaagaaagaCAAGCCGAGCTAGAAGGAGAAAGTTTATTTGAAGAAGATGAAGGATTTATTTTTGGAgctgatgatgaaaaaaaagaaatgcaAAAGTTACGAAATTTAGGATTagataatgatgattatgatgatgattttATTGATGATGAATTAGATTATGAGGATAATTTAAAAGCAAGAAGAGCAGCAGAAAGACATATGCAGATGCAAAGAAAACAAGAGggtaaatatgaaaaaaataaattttggAAAACATTAGAAGATCAATTAGAAggtgatgatgaagaagaagatatTTTTGATAAGGTTGCTGAAAAGGTAGCAAAGAGAAGAGAGAATTTACACTTAACAGCTGAAGAAACAGATATTCCAGATTTATCAAATTTAGAAAGTGCAAAAATTTGTTTATCTGTGAATCCTAAAGATGTAGTATTTGATGAAAGATATCAACAAGCTGCAGATACATGTTTTCGATATTTCTTACataaattttctttaaaaGATTCTATGGGTTTAAATATTGATGAATCTAATACAGAATTACATGAAGAGGAACATATGAATAGTTCtcatcaatattatatagataAGATAGAAAAAATGATTTTAAATGATAAACATACCTTAATTGTATCAGCCAAACATTTGATTCAATTTCATTGTGAAAATTTAGTTCAATGGATTGAATTTAAACCTGAACAAATTTTAGAAGTATTACATGAATGTTTAATGGTAGAAGCATATAGAATATCTcctaaattatataaaggaAGAATATGTAAAGTTGTGTTACGTGATTGGCCATATTCTACACAATTAAGAAATTTAAGATGTACTGAATTAAATACATTAATAAAAGTTACAGGAGTATGTATTAAAAGAGGCTATGTGTTACCAAAATTAAGAGTTATGTATTTAAAATGTAATTCATGTGATACTACCTTATCAGAAGTACCTATATATTTTGCTGATGGAAAAAAACCAGTATTACCAAGAAGATGTCCTCATTGTCAATCAGCTACGTTTTCTGTTGATAGGATAAAAACAGCTTATACCGATTATCAAAAAATTACTTTACAAGAATCTCCATGTTCTGTACCTGCAGGTAGAGCACCGAGACAAAGAGAAGTTGTAGTGACAGGAGATTTAGTGGATAAAGTGAAACCAGGTGAAGAAGTAGAAGTGttaggtatatataaaaccaAATATGATATAggtttaaatataaaatatggatTTCCAATATTACAAACAGAAATTGAAGCTAATAACATTGAAAGGAAGGAAGATATACAATTAAGCGAATTAACAGAAGATGATATAaaggatatattaaaattatcaaaAGATCCAAATATAAGAGAACGCATTATTACTTCAATAGCTCCTGCAATTTGGGGACATAAAGATATTAAAACATCTATTGCTTATGCTTTATTTGGTGGAGTACAAAAGGGTGGAGATAAAagtttttcaaaaaataatgaaactAACAATTTTGGTGTACAAAATagagatatattaaataattttaaaggaGGTCATACTATAAGAGGAGATATTAATGTATTACTATTAGGAGATCCAGGTTTAGGAAAATCACAAGTTTTAcaatatgtacataaaacAAATTTAAGAACTGTATATACTACTGGTAAAGGAGCATCAGCTGTTGGTTTGACTGCTGGTGTTAGAAAAGATCATACAACTAACGAATGGACATTAGAAGGAGGTGCTTTGGTTTTAGCTGATGAAGGTATTTGTATTATTGATGAATTTGATAAAATGACTGATAAAGATCGAGTAAGTATTCATGAAGCAATGGAACAACAATCAATTTCTATTTCAAAGGCTGGTATAGTTACAACTTTGAGAGCAAGATGTGCAGTTATAGCAGCTGCTAATCCTATATATGGTCGTTATGATCCTTCATTAACTTTTAAAGAAAATGTGGATTTATCAGATCCTATTTTAAGTAGATTCGATTTAATTACTGTTTTGAGAGATATACCTAATGTAGATGAAGATTTTTATTTAGCTGAATATGTCGTAACAAATCATCAATTAAGTCATCCGAAATTAGAAAATACACAAAATTATCAAAAAAGAattgaaaatttaaaaaatgttattgtTTCTTCATCAGCATATGAACCTATTCCTCAAGATTTGTTacagaaatatattatctatgCTAGAACTAATTGTAAACCAAGTTTATCAGATGTTCCATATGCTGAAATTAGTGCAAAATTATCTAATTTTTATAGTAGAGTAAGACAAAAAGCAAGCGCCTCAGGTGGATATCCATTAACACTAAGACATATTGAAAGTATTATCAGAATTGCAGAAGCAAATGCAAAAATGAGATTATCGCATCAAATTTATTCAAAAGATGTTGATTATGCTATAGCTACATTATTAGAATCATATGTATCATGTCAAAGATTTGCAGTAGCTAAACAATTAAGTAAAGAATTTGCAAGATATAGAGCTTTATTTAGAGGTGGTTATGAAGTCTTACGTGAATTATTAAGAAGAACTGTACAACAAATGATACAAAGACAAAACTTAAAAAATGCCTCTGCAAAAGATTTTCAAAATGATTCAGAATCAGGAACTGAAAGTGAAGCAGAAATTTTAAATCCTAATAATGTGTTCTTgccattacatatatttatgaagaCAGCTATGCAAAATAAATTCTCAGAATATCAAGTAGTCAATTGGATGAAATCTAAAGTCTTTAACGAACACTATGCAGTAATAAAAAGAGATGGAGTCGAAGGAATAATAAGTAAAAAGTTTAAGGTGTAA